Proteins co-encoded in one Zalophus californianus isolate mZalCal1 chromosome 9, mZalCal1.pri.v2, whole genome shotgun sequence genomic window:
- the TAS2R42 gene encoding taste receptor type 2 member 42, whose amino-acid sequence MLAGLDIIFLILSTAEFIIGMLGNVFIGLVNCSEWVKNRKISLADFILTCLAISKITQLLVSLFESFMMGLNPPFYSTYKLAKPVALLWRITNHLAIWFTTCLCLSIFYLLKIAQFSHSLFLWLRWRMNRVVLAILVFSLFFLLFDFLLLETFNDLFLNIYAMDESNLTLYINESKTFYIKTLILLSFSYIIPIVLSLTSLLLLFLSLVKHIRNLHLNSMRSRDFSTQAHKKAIKMVVSFLFLFTVHFFSIQLSNWMLFLFWNNRSTKFIMLAIYVFPSGHSLILILGNSRLRQTALKVLRHLKSSLKREKPISSLQKDLPKPF is encoded by the coding sequence ATGTTAGCTGGATTGGATATAATCTTTCTTATACTGTCGACAGCAGAATTCATAATTGGAATGTTGGGGAATGTGTTTATTGGACTGGTAAACTGCTCTGAATGGGTCAAGAACCGAAAGATCTCTTTAGCTGACTTTATCCTCACCTGCTTGGCTATCTCCAAAATCACTCAGCTATTGGTGTCATTGTTTGAATCATTTATGATGGGATTAAATCCACCTTTCTATTCCACTTATAAACTAGCAAAACCTGTTGCTTTGCTTTGGAGAATAACTAATCATTTGGCCATCTGGTTTACTACCTGCCTCTGCCTAAGCATTTTCTACCTCCTTAAGATAGCTCAGTTCTCCCATTCCCTTTTCCTCTGGCTGAGGTGGAGAATGAACAGAGTGGTTCTCGcaattcttgtattttctttgttctttctactGTTTGACTTTCTATTGCTAGAAACATTTAATGATCTCTTCTTGAATATCTATGCAATGGATGAAAGTAATCTgactttatatataaatgaaagtaaaacttTTTATATTAAGACCCTGATTCTTCTTAGTTTTTCCTATATCATTCCTATTGTTCTGTCCCTGACCTCattgcttcttttatttctgtccttGGTAAAACACATCAGGAATCTGCATCTCAACTCCATGCGCTCCAGGGACTTCAGCACACAGGCTCATAAAAAGGCCATTAAAATGGTGgtgtctttcctcttccttttcacagttcattttttttccatacaaTTGTCAAATTGgatgctttttttattttggaacaaCAGGAGCACAAAGTTTATCATGTTGGCCATATATGTCTTTCCCTCAGGCCACTCATTAATTTTGATTCTGGGAAACAGCAGGCTAAGACAGACAGCCTTGAAGGTACTACGGCATCTTAAAAGCTccctgaaaagagaaaaaccaattTCCTCTTTACAGAAAGACCTTCCAAAGCCTTTCTAA